One window of Botrimarina mediterranea genomic DNA carries:
- a CDS encoding GP88 family protein produces MTRQPTASRLRVLRTGDPQSMFHYHNPKEILERLGPPWRLLSSSAKTEKSRGVGVLSRVLYLTPGVFCPRATEGCLRVCLGHASGRMTMLQSANARDRRTALYAEDQEHFLDLLRCDLRLLREDARREGMTPAVRLNGTSDIPWETLHGELFAEFDDLEFYDYTKVPSRVRQFLLGRRGLSDFPANYHLTFSHSETNAAEARSLLDEGAGVAVVFWPSLPETYGTFPVVDADKHDARFLDDEQVPTRGGYIVGLRAKGIAREDLSGFVVQRAGEPVYLKRGAAA; encoded by the coding sequence ATGACCAGACAACCAACCGCTTCACGACTCCGGGTGCTCCGAACGGGGGACCCGCAGTCGATGTTTCACTACCACAACCCCAAGGAGATCCTTGAGCGACTGGGGCCGCCGTGGCGGCTCTTGTCGTCGTCCGCCAAGACCGAAAAGTCCCGCGGCGTGGGGGTGCTCTCGCGGGTGCTCTATCTCACGCCCGGGGTCTTCTGCCCCCGGGCGACGGAGGGTTGCCTCCGGGTCTGCCTGGGGCATGCGTCGGGGCGGATGACGATGCTGCAATCGGCCAACGCCCGCGACCGCCGCACGGCGCTCTACGCCGAAGACCAGGAGCACTTCCTGGACCTTCTTCGCTGCGACTTGCGGCTGCTCAGGGAAGACGCGCGACGGGAAGGGATGACTCCCGCCGTTCGGCTCAACGGAACAAGCGACATCCCGTGGGAGACTTTGCATGGTGAACTGTTTGCCGAATTCGATGACCTCGAATTCTACGACTACACCAAAGTCCCCTCGCGGGTCCGCCAGTTCCTCTTGGGCCGACGGGGCCTATCCGACTTCCCGGCCAACTACCACCTCACGTTTTCGCACAGCGAGACCAACGCGGCCGAGGCCCGTTCTCTGCTGGACGAGGGCGCCGGGGTGGCGGTCGTCTTCTGGCCGAGTCTGCCCGAGACCTACGGGACTTTCCCCGTGGTCGACGCTGACAAGCACGACGCGCGGTTCCTCGACGACGAGCAAGTTCCCACAAGGGGCGGCTACATCGTGGGGCTCCGCGCCAAGGGGATCGCCCGGGAAGACCTCTCGGGGTTTGTGGTGCAACGGGCCGGCGAGCCGGTCTACCTGAAACGAGGCGCAGCGGCGTGA
- a CDS encoding helix-turn-helix domain-containing protein gives MNTVRATAEKLGVSEKTVRGLIQAGRIEHHRVGLGRGVIRITDQAISDYLQSTRVGLSESSASDRQPRQRLKHLKL, from the coding sequence ATGAACACGGTCCGCGCAACCGCCGAGAAGCTAGGCGTTTCTGAGAAGACCGTACGCGGATTGATTCAGGCCGGGCGTATAGAGCACCACCGGGTCGGCTTGGGACGCGGGGTCATCCGCATCACCGATCAGGCCATCTCCGACTATTTGCAGAGCACTCGGGTCGGCCTCTCTGAATCGAGTGCTTCCGACCGCCAACCCCGTCAACGGCTCAAGCACCTCAAGCTCTAG
- a CDS encoding tyrosine-type recombinase/integrase, which yields MPKKPKPWLRKGRGWWVTIEGKQYALGTDKDDAYAEFHRLMTQPKERRQVSGKLFAGTADDFLDFVAKNNAEATFAFYRDLLQKFCSLHPNLRIDQLRPFHVQKWVDGYGHLSKNSRRNHMRAVKRCVRWAKKMGYIDTNPIEDLELPGAESREVCLTDAEYIELLRFASPDSLKDLITVTWETGCRPQESLIVRASHVDLENQRWIIPASETKGERCARVVYLTDEALFITRKLMLSHPVGNLFCNSSGRPWTADTVNCAFDRIRQRMGKAVMAERGVTVPDDEVEAFVQTLKKTKMEKGVLREKRPAELRTEARQKLTKRLAATLVPRYSLYALRHTWATNALQRGVNSVTVAELMGHSDPSTLAKTYQHVSKNPKFMLAEAKRATARA from the coding sequence ATGCCGAAGAAACCGAAGCCCTGGTTGCGCAAGGGCCGGGGGTGGTGGGTCACCATCGAGGGCAAGCAGTACGCGCTTGGCACAGACAAAGACGACGCGTACGCCGAGTTCCATCGGCTGATGACACAGCCGAAAGAGCGGCGTCAGGTCAGCGGCAAGTTGTTTGCCGGGACCGCCGACGACTTCCTGGACTTCGTCGCGAAGAACAACGCCGAGGCGACTTTCGCCTTCTACCGCGACCTGCTGCAAAAGTTCTGCTCGCTGCACCCGAACCTCCGCATCGACCAGCTCAGGCCGTTCCATGTCCAGAAGTGGGTCGACGGCTACGGTCACCTCTCGAAGAACTCGCGGCGGAACCACATGCGGGCCGTCAAGCGGTGCGTGCGGTGGGCCAAGAAGATGGGCTACATCGACACGAACCCCATCGAAGACCTGGAACTCCCGGGGGCCGAGAGCCGCGAGGTCTGCCTGACCGACGCCGAGTACATCGAACTGCTCCGGTTCGCGAGCCCCGACTCGCTCAAGGACCTCATCACGGTGACTTGGGAAACCGGCTGTCGCCCCCAGGAATCGCTCATCGTCCGGGCGAGCCACGTTGACCTGGAGAACCAGCGCTGGATCATCCCGGCGAGCGAGACGAAAGGCGAGCGGTGTGCCCGGGTCGTCTACCTGACCGACGAGGCGCTCTTCATCACCCGCAAGCTGATGCTCAGCCACCCCGTAGGGAATCTGTTTTGCAACAGCAGCGGCAGACCTTGGACAGCCGACACGGTCAACTGCGCATTCGACCGGATTCGTCAGCGGATGGGCAAGGCGGTGATGGCCGAGCGGGGCGTCACCGTGCCGGACGACGAGGTCGAGGCGTTTGTCCAGACGCTCAAGAAGACGAAGATGGAGAAGGGCGTGCTGCGGGAGAAGCGGCCAGCCGAGCTTCGGACCGAGGCGCGTCAGAAGCTCACCAAGCGGTTGGCGGCCACGCTCGTCCCCCGGTACTCGCTGTACGCTCTTCGACATACGTGGGCGACCAACGCGTTGCAGCGGGGTGTCAATTCGGTGACGGTGGCGGAACTGATGGGGCATTCGGACCCCTCGACGCTCGCGAAGACCTACCAGCACGTCTCAAAGAACCCGAAGTTCATGCTGGCCGAAGCCAAGCGGGCGACGGCTAGAGCTTGA
- a CDS encoding thiol-disulfide oxidoreductase DCC family protein: protein MPLQPPPPTAPPVGPYEVEVFFDGDCPLCRREIAMIRRWDKRERVRFTDIADADFDAAAYGVTQDRLMAEIHGRDAQGNWLVGVEVFRRLYAAVGCGWIVSVTRWPVIRPALDVAYRLFARQRLRLTGRCEKGVCETPAAGQNRRAT, encoded by the coding sequence ATGCCCCTCCAGCCACCGCCGCCGACCGCCCCGCCCGTCGGACCCTACGAGGTCGAGGTCTTCTTCGACGGCGACTGCCCCCTCTGTCGCCGCGAAATCGCGATGATCCGGCGTTGGGACAAACGGGAGCGGGTCCGATTCACCGACATCGCCGATGCGGACTTCGACGCCGCCGCTTACGGGGTGACTCAGGACCGCCTGATGGCCGAGATCCACGGCCGCGACGCCCAAGGGAACTGGCTTGTCGGGGTCGAGGTGTTTCGGCGGCTGTACGCGGCGGTTGGCTGCGGCTGGATCGTCTCGGTGACGCGATGGCCGGTTATTCGCCCGGCTCTCGACGTCGCTTATCGCCTCTTTGCACGCCAGCGGTTGCGTCTCACGGGGCGTTGCGAAAAAGGCGTCTGCGAGACTCCGGCGGCGGGCCAAAACCGACGGGCTACTTGA
- a CDS encoding aldose epimerase family protein, whose amino-acid sequence MMILRTAALATLAIASVAPAVEVAEFGKTPGGEMTHVYTLENKSGMKVKLLDLGATLMAAEVPDKEGKTADVLFGFDDPAKYLSDDNQYFGNVVGRYGNRIAKGKFTLDGKEYTLATNNPPNHLHGGGDRALSKVVWKGEKSDADNSVTFSYTSPDGEEGYPGELKAQVTYTLTDDNAVRIEYEATTDKPTVLNLTNHAYFNLSGAGSPTINDHVVTLYADHYTPVDDTLITTGEIAKVEGTALDFREPHAIGDRVDSFGDAEGAGYDHNFVLNKTPSDVEGLHKAATVKDPKSGRVLTVLTDQPGVQFYGGNFLKGQTGKDGKTYAHRSGFCLETQHYPDSPNKPDFPSVVLRPGETYTHTCVYAFSAE is encoded by the coding sequence ATGATGATCCTGCGCACCGCCGCCCTCGCCACGCTCGCCATCGCTTCGGTGGCGCCGGCCGTCGAGGTCGCTGAATTCGGAAAGACTCCCGGGGGAGAGATGACCCACGTTTACACGCTCGAGAACAAGAGCGGCATGAAGGTGAAACTGCTCGACCTCGGCGCCACGCTGATGGCCGCCGAAGTCCCCGACAAGGAAGGCAAGACGGCCGATGTGCTCTTCGGCTTCGACGACCCCGCCAAATACCTCAGCGATGACAACCAGTACTTCGGCAACGTCGTTGGTCGTTACGGCAACCGCATCGCTAAGGGTAAGTTCACGCTGGACGGCAAGGAGTACACGCTCGCCACGAACAACCCCCCCAATCATCTCCACGGCGGCGGCGACCGCGCGCTATCGAAGGTCGTCTGGAAGGGAGAGAAGTCGGACGCCGACAACTCGGTCACCTTCTCGTACACCAGCCCCGACGGCGAAGAGGGCTACCCCGGTGAGCTGAAGGCTCAGGTCACGTACACGCTCACCGATGACAACGCGGTGCGGATCGAGTACGAGGCGACCACCGACAAGCCGACGGTTCTCAACCTTACCAACCACGCTTACTTCAACCTCAGCGGGGCCGGCTCGCCGACGATCAACGACCACGTCGTGACGCTCTACGCCGACCACTACACGCCGGTTGACGACACGCTGATCACCACCGGCGAGATCGCCAAGGTGGAAGGCACGGCGCTCGACTTCCGCGAGCCGCACGCCATCGGCGATCGCGTCGATTCGTTCGGCGACGCCGAGGGCGCTGGCTACGACCACAACTTCGTGCTGAACAAGACGCCGTCCGACGTCGAGGGACTGCACAAGGCCGCGACCGTCAAGGACCCCAAGTCGGGCCGTGTGCTGACGGTCCTCACCGACCAGCCCGGCGTGCAGTTCTACGGCGGCAACTTCCTCAAGGGCCAGACCGGCAAGGACGGCAAGACCTACGCGCACCGCAGCGGCTTCTGCCTCGAAACCCAGCACTACCCCGACTCGCCGAACAAGCCCGACTTCCCGAGCGTCGTGCTGCGTCCCGGCGAGACGTACACGCATACTTGTGTGTACGCGTTCTCGGCGGAGTGA
- a CDS encoding sulfatase-like hydrolase/transferase, with protein sequence MLTFRLLVGILLSAIGASCADAAQQKSHAQPPNIVLVFVDDMAWGDLSCFGGTGAETENIDRLASEGVRFEQFYVNAPICSPSRCAITTGQYPQRWRINSYLDNRQQNRRREIANWLDPAAPTLAKALAENGYVCGHFGKWHLGGQRNVRNAPLITQYGYEESLTNFEGLGARILPLNNAHDGKGPQRYALGSDLLGRGPVIWRDRAYVTQEFTRSAIQFIKGAVHRDAPFYVNVWPDDVHSPFFPPKDLRGDGSPKAVFHGVLDAMDQQLGELFDFIRNHEKLRDNTIVLVCSDNGGEPRTGDHGPLRGSKATLFEGGVRSPLVVWGPGLLGDGVKGAVNRESVFAAFDLPPTLLEIAGVGADKMPEADGEPLVEVLRGESDASRRQPIFFRRPPDRDVIPFYGKGDLPDLAVRAGKWKLLCEYDGSEPQLYDVVADPGESNDLASDNNRVVERLVRAVTEWHTAMPQDNGPHLADRE encoded by the coding sequence ATGCTTACCTTCCGGCTTTTAGTAGGAATCCTGCTGTCGGCGATCGGCGCCTCGTGCGCCGACGCCGCTCAGCAGAAGAGCCACGCGCAACCTCCCAACATCGTCCTGGTCTTTGTCGACGACATGGCGTGGGGCGACCTGAGCTGCTTCGGCGGCACGGGCGCTGAGACGGAGAACATCGACCGGCTGGCCAGCGAGGGCGTCCGTTTCGAGCAGTTCTACGTCAACGCGCCGATCTGCTCGCCGAGCCGCTGCGCGATCACGACGGGTCAGTACCCGCAGCGGTGGCGGATCAACTCGTATCTGGACAACCGCCAGCAGAACCGGCGGCGGGAGATCGCCAACTGGCTCGACCCCGCGGCGCCGACGCTCGCCAAGGCGCTCGCTGAGAACGGTTACGTCTGCGGGCACTTCGGCAAGTGGCACCTCGGCGGCCAGCGCAACGTCCGCAACGCGCCGTTGATCACGCAATACGGCTACGAGGAGTCGCTCACCAACTTCGAGGGGCTCGGCGCCCGCATCCTACCGCTCAACAACGCCCACGACGGCAAGGGGCCGCAGCGATACGCGCTGGGGTCGGACCTGTTGGGTCGCGGGCCGGTGATCTGGCGAGACCGTGCGTACGTGACGCAGGAGTTTACGCGGTCGGCGATCCAGTTCATCAAGGGGGCCGTCCATCGCGACGCGCCGTTCTACGTCAACGTCTGGCCCGACGACGTGCACTCCCCCTTCTTCCCGCCGAAGGACCTGCGTGGCGACGGCAGCCCCAAGGCGGTCTTCCACGGCGTGCTCGACGCGATGGACCAGCAACTCGGTGAGTTGTTCGACTTCATCCGCAATCATGAGAAGTTGCGCGACAACACGATCGTGCTGGTTTGCAGCGACAACGGCGGCGAGCCCCGTACCGGCGACCACGGCCCGCTGCGGGGCAGCAAGGCGACGCTCTTCGAAGGCGGTGTCCGATCACCGCTGGTCGTGTGGGGGCCGGGCCTGCTGGGCGATGGCGTGAAGGGCGCCGTGAATCGCGAGTCGGTGTTCGCCGCTTTCGACCTGCCGCCAACCTTGCTAGAGATCGCCGGCGTCGGCGCCGACAAGATGCCCGAAGCCGATGGCGAGCCGCTCGTCGAGGTCTTGCGCGGCGAGTCGGACGCGTCGCGTCGCCAGCCGATCTTCTTCCGCCGCCCGCCGGACCGCGACGTGATCCCGTTCTACGGCAAGGGCGACCTGCCGGACCTCGCCGTGCGCGCCGGCAAGTGGAAGCTGCTGTGCGAATACGACGGCTCCGAGCCGCAGCTCTACGACGTCGTCGCCGACCCGGGCGAGTCAAACGACCTAGCTTCGGACAATAACCGCGTTGTTGAACGTCTCGTTCGCGCCGTCACGGAGTGGCACACAGCGATGCCGCAGGACAACGGACCGCACCTTGCCGATCGTGAGTGA